The following nucleotide sequence is from Podospora bellae-mahoneyi strain CBS 112042 chromosome 1 map unlocalized CBS112042p_1, whole genome shotgun sequence.
GTATGTACGGCTAAGAACAGGGAACACTCCACCTCTCTGTTCTAGACGTCCTGGAGTACCATTCGCAACAACCTGGTACGACTTGGTCCTTACGGCTATCATCCATTCCTCCCTGGCGACTGTGGCTCTTTGCATTAGCgattgttggtttgtttATGAAATTTCCTTCACGACACGCAACGACTGCACAGAATCACGAACTTCATGAACGTAACCTTTGATTCTCccatgaagatggcgaggaacGAACAATGGCCTTCCGAGCACACGGCAACCTTTCACAATGGCACAtcttcaatcttcttctcatcaaagATTTTGGCTTTCGACAAAGACGGAAAGTCAGGATGTTCCCTCTTGTTTGGGTTGGCGGTTGTTGGACAGGAGGACAGACAACACACAGAACGGATAGGCATAGACgggttttgcttttttttttttttctttggcgATTCCTGTCGCGGTCGGTCTGCTCGGTCTTCTAGTTCGACATTTGTCTTTTCTGATGGGAACAACCATTTTGCAGAGTTTTTCCTTTACTATGGGTTCCAACATGGCGGAATTCggttctttctttctttttgttttttttttcttttttttccagaAAACTCAcccacaaaaacaaaaaaaaaaaaaaagcctcGAAACACCCACAAAACAATCACCAAAAAACTCGGAAAATATTTGAGCATTCATATGAAAACACTTAGGCCTCTTTGGAACCCATTATCACTTGTCACAAGCAGGAAAAGGTGGATTGATCACGAAACTGGAGATGCTTTTTGCGGGCTTTGGTCGGTAGAGAGTGGGAGCGGAGGAACCTTCCTGGCGTATTTTAGACAATAAAGTCATTGGCCTATTATCTTTTTGTTTCCTGATGCATGCACGATGTGATATGATCTTGTGCgtgttgatgatgcccaGCAGGTAGTCCAAAACTGGTGCCAAGTAAACAGatgaatgatgatgggataGCGGCGCCTTTTGCAGAAATAAAGTGCCGGTGACATCCAGTCACTTCAACCTACCTCATATCACCAGGAAATCAAGTCTCCAATCTTTCCTCCTGTCCGTCTTTTCCTCCACACCAAACAGCAGTGGCGACATCACCATGGTGACAGATTCAGGGGAAGCGGGTCCTCCAAACACAGCAGAAAAAGGAGGCAGCGCACAGACACCCAGACCCAAGCCTATGacgtttgtttttttgtgcCACCGGTTTATGCCGACAATTACCCGCCGCTGCACAGACGGATCCACGCGTTCGATCGTGCAcggcgaaaaaaaaaaaaaaggttcaAGAATCCCGAGGGTCCTCTTATCTTATCGCCCGCTGTCAGTTGATATCCTTTCTTGCGATTCACTTTCCTTTCCACACCCGGCCTACCATCCCACTGCCATCAGCATTGCCGCCACTGTCGCTAGCCGCCGAGTTGCGCTGCCAATATCTCAATACCATTCTACGGATTTGAAGGGAGGAAAAAGCAAGACAAAGCCGAGAACCCCGCCAGAAACCGCGGCAGCAAAAACCTCGACGAGCGACAGTCccagacaccaccacaacctttTCGACATGGCTACgcttaccaccaccaggacCCTACCTGGTGGCAGCCAGAAGATGGAAACCGTGTCCGGTGCTCCTGTACAACTTCTACAGTCCCGGGAGACCGGTGAGGTTGACCCCAGGCCAAAGGCTGGAGAAAGGCCAGCAGTCGCAAAGTCATGGGCACACTTTGTAGCTGGAGGGTTAGTCGCCTGTCGCATGCCCATGCCCGGACCCAACTAACCTCTTGTCTCAGTGTCGGCGGCatgacagcagcaaccctcACAGCCCCCCTCGACGTCCTCAAAACCCGCCTCCAATCCGACTTTTACCAAGCCCAGCTCAAAGCCTCCCGCGCCGCCCACGTCGGCCCCATGAACCCCCTCCGCACGGCAGTCTACCACTTCAACGAAACCGCCTCGATCCTCGCGGCCGTGTACAAGGTAGAAGGCCCGCGCGCCTTGTTCAAGGGTCTCGGCCCCAACCTCGTCGGCGTCGTCCCTGCCCGCGCGATCAACTTCTTTACATACGGCAACAGTAAACGTTTGTTGGCTCAATGGTTCAATGATGGGAAAGACGACTCGACATACATCCACCTCTCCTCGGCCATGATAGCCGGTGTGGTAACGAGCACGGCGACGAACCCGATCTGGATGGTCAAGACGAGATTGCAGCTTGACAAGAACCTCGCGGCTGAGGGCGGGATCGCGACGAGGCAGTACAAGAACAGTCTGGACTGCATCAAGCAGGTGCTGAGGAACGAGGGCATTTACGGGCTGTACAAGGGCATGAGCGCGAGTTATCTGGGCGTGGCCGAGTCGACCCTGCAGTGGGTGCTGTACGAGCGGGCGAAGAAGAgtctggcgaggagggaggagaggttggtgattagcgggaaggagaggacgtGGTGGGATACGACGGTGAGCTGGATGGGGAACGCGAGCGCGGCGGGAGGGGCGAAGTTGATTGCGGCCATTTTGACTTACCCTCATGAGGTGAGTTTTGTTACTGtccatttttttttgggggggagggttctCGAACGCTGACGAGATGGTAATAGGTTGCCCGGACAAGACTTCGTCAAGCGCCCATGGCGGACGGCAGACCAAAGTATACCGGCCTGGTTCAGTGCTTCAAGCTtgtggccaaggaggagggcatggTCGGTCTCTATGGAGGCATGACGCCGCACCTGCTCAGGACCGTCCCAAGTGCGGCCATCATGTTTGGCATGTACGAGGGCATCCTGAGACTGCTGCAACCTTCGCATCATGAGCCATGAGGATGACGACCGAGTCGAAAACGATGACGGCTGTACGGTCATAACTCTACGATGCGGCCGACCCAGGCGCACAtgccaacctcttctccttatACACCTCTGCACCACCAACAATCGATACCCTACCTTTCTTTCAGCGACGTATCATTACGGAGAACATATGCTTTGGCGAGCGATTGGCGTATATAGGAGACACGGGGAACGACGGGAGACtgtgggggcgggggcgtGTTAACCCTCTTCTCGCACACTGGAAAGACTGGATGGGGCGGCAACAGCATGGGGATGGTTCAAGAAGGCAAGCATGGCATCCGGCGTTTAGGTTGGGCTTCTGTTGGGtggtttttatttttgggtATATATGGGATGATGCGAGTAGGTTTGGCAACGGGATGATTTACCCCTCTCACTGTTACTCGTTGTTGCTTGTAATGATACAAGGGAGGGATTAAATGTACGATACCTGCGTCAGGGCGCATGATGCATGAAGGGAAAAACGGGGGGAGGATGTATGCATTCAGCAGGGGATGAAAGCTGGGGGGTTCTCAAATgggtggaaaagaaaaggaacgGAAAATTCACGGAAAGGAACAAAGAGGTAAAATAGGATCCCTGCTCTTGAAAAAAGACAAATAAATCCAATATAAACATGGCAAATCAAGCCAAATCCACACTGAGCCGGAGTTCACGAGATAGTAAACTGTCATAGGGACACTGGGAGGTGGAAAAACGGGATATCTCGAATTCAATGAAACCAAATAAAAGTCCAACAGCTAAACCCTCAAGACACTCTCTCTCCTTGGCTTCCATTCTCCTCCGCTGGCAGTGAATCGACATgaaaggaaacaaaacaaaacaaaacaaaacaaaacggTACAACTGATGCAACAAACAACATTACTCGCCTCCTTTTTGGGAAAAAAATGACCAACCAAGCCCGCATATCATCATAACCCGTCAAGCTTTCTAATCATCCAACTTATACGACTCTGGAAACATCCCTTTAGGTGGTTTCTTTTGCAGCTTTCTCGGTCTCGTCTGCACAGAGAGTGGTGGCTGCGGTGGCGCCGGCCCCGACCTGCTGATGTCCGTtgccgccctctccctcccgccAGACCACAACCGCGAAATACCCCTCCCGGTCGTCGAAAAGCTGCTGCCGTTCGTAGAAACCGAAGCCGTCGTCTGATCCAAtgtcgtggtcgtggtcgtggtcgtggtcgtggtcgtaTTGGTAGTGGCAGTAGAACCCGAGTCAGTCCTCACCAGCTGCCCCATGACCTCTCGTCACCAGGCGTTTCTATCCCAGTTTGGATCTGTGGCTCCCATGTTCAGCAAACctccgttttttttttgtttttttttcatgaCAGATCTCCCCAAGAAAAGAGAGCCAACCTACCCTGCACGAACCCGGCCAGG
It contains:
- the RIM2 gene encoding Pyrimidine nucleotide transporter, mitochondrial (EggNog:ENOG503NV2Q; BUSCO:EOG09263HED; COG:C) codes for the protein MATLTTTRTLPGGSQKMETVSGAPVQLLQSRETGEVDPRPKAGERPAVAKSWAHFVAGGVGGMTAATLTAPLDVLKTRLQSDFYQAQLKASRAAHVGPMNPLRTAVYHFNETASILAAVYKVEGPRALFKGLGPNLVGVVPARAINFFTYGNSKRLLAQWFNDGKDDSTYIHLSSAMIAGVVTSTATNPIWMVKTRLQLDKNLAAEGGIATRQYKNSLDCIKQVLRNEGIYGLYKGMSASYLGVAESTLQWVLYERAKKSLARREERLVISGKERTWWDTTVSWMGNASAAGGAKLIAAILTYPHEVARTRLRQAPMADGRPKYTGLVQCFKLVAKEEGMVGLYGGMTPHLLRTVPSAAIMFGMYEGILRLLQPSHHEP